From a region of the Campylobacter showae CSUNSWCD genome:
- a CDS encoding DUF7338 family protein encodes MKLTAKQKLQIAKNVAVEIPLEILQFLVVPIALLFCGKESEKLPRWAAWFDDPDYGINGDDGWKNEHFPNGKNRTFFARLCWLYRNRIGVFSAKYLGVKVEDIDAGTVRTQGDALATYNKGQKSTECLVTCKMKDGTERFGYYREIRYGKSKWYCRIYLGWKLMDIVGMREDNKAEYMEENDKKVLQTVWAINPFKRIKQ; translated from the coding sequence ATGAAACTCACGGCGAAACAAAAACTTCAAATAGCAAAAAACGTAGCGGTAGAGATACCGCTTGAGATTTTGCAGTTTCTCGTCGTGCCTATCGCTTTGCTTTTTTGCGGTAAAGAGAGCGAAAAACTGCCAAGATGGGCGGCGTGGTTTGATGACCCAGACTACGGCATCAATGGCGATGATGGGTGGAAAAACGAGCATTTCCCAAACGGCAAAAATCGCACGTTTTTTGCGCGCCTTTGCTGGCTATACCGCAACCGCATAGGCGTATTTAGCGCGAAATATCTGGGCGTCAAGGTCGAGGACATCGACGCGGGCACAGTGCGCACTCAAGGCGACGCGCTAGCAACATACAACAAAGGGCAAAAATCAACCGAGTGCCTCGTAACGTGCAAGATGAAAGACGGGACGGAGCGTTTTGGCTACTACCGCGAGATACGCTACGGCAAATCAAAATGGTACTGCCGTATCTATCTAGGCTGGAAGCTAATGGACATAGTCGGAATGCGTGAGGACAACAAAGCCGAGTATATGGAAGAGAACGACAAGAAAGTGCTTCAGACGGTTTGGGCGATAAACCCGTTTAAAAGGATAAAACAATGA